In the genome of Thermoplasma sp. Kam2015, the window ATGGATATATGCCGGCTTCCTTTACCAGAGGGGCTTCGGCAGCTGACGACTGGTAATAGAGCGTATCCGGAATATTATCTTCCGGCAGGTCGCTCAGATCAACGGGTATGGTGTGTCCATACACCGCCCTTATGAGTACACCTGAAACCTGATACCTCCCCTTTGGATCGGTTTCCGCAAGATCGACTATGTGATCGAAGGTTATCCATCGCATGCCCTTGAATTTCCTGAGCACGCTGACTATACTGGATATCCTTGCATAGCCATGGCTGTCCAGCCTTATGTGATATCTTTCCGGATCATGCCTGAGTATGGCGGCAAGAGTTCTGCTTACCTCATCCACCTCTCTCTCGTTCATCAGTATCTTTCCGGGTTTTCCGCAGACCGGACATTCCCTGCCTCGATACGGGCCGTGACATATTCTGAGTTCAGGCATACAGACCATTTATGTAATCGCTAACTACCTGATAAACAGATATGTCAGAGAACTTTCCAGATACCGTATCTGTCACATGTATCTCATCGGCATTCTCCAGGATCTTTGACTCGCTGCTGTTGACGAAGAGGCCGTGTATTGCGGATACATATATTCTGGATGCGCCCTTCTGCCTCAGGATGGATGATGATTTGGCGATCGTTCCGCCCGTGGATATTATATCGTCCAGGATCAGAACCTTTTTTCCCCTAATATCTATGTCTGGGGCCTTCATCTCAACAGTCCTGTCATCTATTCTCTTCTTCTCGAT includes:
- a CDS encoding RNA 2'-phosphotransferase is translated as MVCMPELRICHGPYRGRECPVCGKPGKILMNEREVDEVSRTLAAILRHDPERYHIRLDSHGYARISSIVSVLRKFKGMRWITFDHIVDLAETDPKGRYQVSGVLIRAVYGHTIPVDLSDLPEDNIPDTLYYQSSAAEAPLVKEAGIYPSDKSWIHLSGTYRRSYVSGLYHIDDPFILKIDAKAMIEDGHDIYRSNDDIYLTREIPPEYISDAEKEEVTLTEEEKEDINRVRNKNNNRD